One stretch of Pyrenophora tritici-repentis strain M4 chromosome 4, whole genome shotgun sequence DNA includes these proteins:
- a CDS encoding ribosome biogenesis protein Kri1 → MAGTKEKKHAKGGGASLKVNEDYARRFEYNKKRAELHRLEEKYGKGDAPANADDGDSEDSEEGVEEDDAAELLDEALDEEVNATLQALRAKDPRIYNKEVKFYREPEEGENGTDEKKKKEPSMTLRDYHTKNLLEGKYTTEDVDEEDAPPRTYAQEQEEARQELVKALDAADGDDDDDFIVAKEKPEKTKNDRPKITVEDVEKADQDPETFLSNFMASRAWVPTKSARFQPLDEDESDEDAAADEWENSYNLYFEDTTGANEKIMTYARDAVASTTVRRDDKSGRRKAREAARAKREAERREKEQDLARLRKLKVEEMENKVKQIRQIGGLNGRDFKIDEWKDVLEADWSDEQWDAEMQKRFGDAYYGEGDAGMEEEQGGKKGKKPKKPKFDDDDIDIKDLVPDFKEDDDDEDLAALSSGDEEMPDAAAGDSDDESTSATKKSSKKRKQERAEAKSAARRDRRLIENLVNQNLEYEAALAAKPNKKHTSRFRYRETSPTSFGLTARDILLADDKALNEFAGLKKLAAFRDPVKKKKDKKFLSKKARIRQWRKDTFGDPDGPKGGFEMLLATR, encoded by the exons atggcaggcaccaaggagaagaagcaTGCCAAAGGC GGCGGAGCGTCGCTCAAGGTCAATGAGGATTATGCGCGCCGCTTCGAGTACAACAAGAAGCGCGCAGAACTTCACAGAC TGGAGGAGAAGTACGGCAAAGGCGATGCGCCCGCAAACGCCGATGACGGCGATTCGGAAGATTCCGAGGAAGGTGTAGAGGAAGATGACGCTGCCGAGCTGCTCGACGAGGCTCTTGACGAAGAGGTCAATGCGACGCTCCAGGCTCTCCGCGCAAAAGATCCCCGCATCTACAACAAGGAAGTCAAATTCTACCGTGAACCCGAAGAGGGCGAAAATGGCACAGAcgaaaagaagaagaaggagcCATCCATGACACTGAGAGATTACCACACCAAGAACCTCCTCGAGGGCAAATACACCACCGAAGACGTCGACGAAGAGGATGCGCCCCCAAGGACATATGCACAGGAGCAGGAGGAAGCACGACAGGAGCTCGTAAAGGCACTTGATGCTGCAGATGgtgacgatgacgatgattTCATCGTCGCAAAGGAGAAGCCTGAGAAGACTAAGAATGACCGTCCCAAGATCACAGTCGAGGATGTAGAAAAGGCCGACCAAGACCCAGAAACATTTCTGTCCAACTTTATGGCTTCGCGCGCTTGGGTGCCCACCAAATCTGCCCGTTTCCAGCCACTCGACGAAGACGAATCTGACGAAGACGCCGCTGCCGACGAATGGGAAAACTCGTACAACCTATACTTTGAAGACACCACAGGCGCCAACGAGAAAATCATGACATATGCGCGTGATGCCGTCGCAAGCACTACTGTTCGCCGAGACGACAAGAGTGGCCGACGAAAGGCTCGGGAGGCTGCAAGAGCCAAGAGAGAAGCTGAAAGGCGGGAGAAGGAGCAAGATCTTGCACGGCTGCGTAAGCTCAAGGTTGAAGAGATGGAGAACAAGGTCAAGCAGATCCGCCAGATTGGAGGTCTCAATGGCAGGGATTTCAAGATTGATGAGTGGAAGGATGTGCTCGAAGCGGACTGGTCAGATGAGCAATGGGACGCCGAAATGCAGAAGCGCTTCGGTGATGCATACTACGGCGAGGGTGACGCAGGCATGGAGGAAGAACAGGGCGGCAAAAAGGGCAAGAAGCCAAAGAAACCCAAGTttgacgacgacgacatcgaCATCAAAGACCTCGTTCCTGATTTCAAGGaagatgacgatgacgaagATCTCGCAGCGCTCTCTTCAGGCGACGAAGAAATGCCAGATGCCGCTGCAGGCGACTCCGACGACGAATCCACCTCCGCGACCAAGAAATCCTCCAAGAAGCGCAAACAAGAACGCGCAGAAGCAAAATCAGCGGCCCGTCGCGACCGCCGCCTGATTGAGAATCTCGTAAACCAAAACCTCGAATACGAAGCCGCCCTCGCCGCAAAACCAAACAAAAAGCACACGTCCCGCTTCCGCTACCGCGAAACCTCGCCCACCTCCTTTGGCCTTACCGCCCGCGATATCTTGCTCGCAGACGACAAGGCACTGAATGAATTCGCCGGCCTCAAGAAACTCGCTGCGTTTAGAGATCCcgtcaagaagaagaaggacaagaagTTTCTCAGCAAAAAGGCCAGAATCAGGCAGTGGAGAAAGGATACTTTTGGCGACCCGGATGGACCCAAGGGTGGCTTTGAGATGTTGCTTG CAACACGGTGA
- a CDS encoding XPC-binding multi-domain protein has protein sequence MKITFKDLKQNKFVIEAEPSETIGALKAKIQAEKGWEVPQQKLIYSGKILQDANTVESYNIEEKGFIVCMVSKPKAAAGAASSSKAAPSTPAPVAAQTPAAPSAPAPSSNPQNAPATPSPAPAQASGERFNDPSALTMGGEREAAIANMESMGFARADIDRAMRAAFFNPDRAVEYLLTGIPESALQEQAQQAQARAPTSPTPAGNTGATATPANAPSGADEPMNLFEAAAQAANRDRPSGGQRGGSAPGATGGAALNANSLDFLRNNPQFQQLRQVVQQQPQMLEPILQQVGAGNPQLAQMIAQNPEQFLQLLAEDADEDAPLPPGAQAISVTEDEREAIERLCRLGFERDLVIQAYFACDKNEELAANFLFDQPDDADDQ, from the exons ACG ATTGGCGCGCTCAAGGCCAAGATCCAGGCAGAAAAGGGTTGGGAGGTGCCCCAGCAGAAGCTCATCTACTCTG GCAAGATTCTACAGGATGCCAACACAGTCGAGTCGTACAACATCGAGGAGAAGGGCTTCATTGTGTGCATGGTCTCCAAGCCAAAGGCCGCTGCTGGTGCTGCATCGTCAAGTAAAGCCGCGCCCTCGACGCCTGCTCCAGTAGCAGCCCAGACGCCCGCCGCCCCCTCCGCTCCAGCACCCTCATCAAACCCGCAGAATGCGCCAGCTACTCCCTCGCCCGCGCCGGCCCAAGCCTCCGGTGAGCGCTTCAACGACCCCTCCGCTCTGACCATGGGCGGAGAGCGCGAGGCCGCTATTGCCAACATGGAGAGCATGGGTTTCGCAAGGGCTGACATTGACCGCGCCATGCGCGCCGCCTTCTTCAACCCCGACCGTGCGGTCGAGTATCTGCTGACG GGTATCCCCGAGAGCGCGCTCCAGGAGCAAGCCCAACAAGCACAAGCTCGTGCCCCGACATCGCCCACGCCTGCCGGCAACACAGGTGCTACCGCTACGCCCGCCAACGCACCGTCCGGAGCTGATGAGCCGATGAACCTGTTCGAGGCTGCTGCTCAGGCTGCCAACCGAGATCGCCCGAGCGGTGGCCAGCGCGGTGGTAGTGCTCCTGGAGCCACTGGCGGGGCTGCCCTCAACGCAAACTCGCTCGACTTCCTGCGCAACAACCCTCAGTTCCAGCAGCTACGACAGGTGGTACAACAGCAGCCACAGATGCTTGAACCCATCCTCCAGCAGGTTGGCGCCGGCAACCCTCAGTTGGCGCAGATGATAGCGCAAAACCCCGAGCAGTTCCTGCAGCTGCTTGCAGAAGACGCTGACGAGGATGCACCGCTGCCGCCAGGCGCCCAGGCCATCTCCGTCACCGAGGATGAGCGCGAGGCTATCGAACGCCTGTGTCGCCTCGGCTTCGAGCGCGACCTAGTCATCCAGGCCTACTTTGCGTGCGACAAGAACGAGGAGTTGGCCGCCAACTTCCTCTTCGACCAGCCCGATGATGCCGACGATCAGTAG